ACGACGCCACCATCGGAACGTCGCGGCGTCCGCCTCGAAGGCCGAGGCGGTCCCGGCTCGCCCAAGTCGGGGCCGAACGTCCGGCGTCCATCGCCTACTTCAGGGCGTTGAGGGAACGGCACACGACTCGGAGAAGGACCGATCATGACGACTCTGGCCGCGATTCTTCTCCTGGCATCGTCGTTGCCCGCGCAAGCGTCGGATTCGCTGGAGGCTCGTTGCGACGCCCTCTACCGGGAATTCGCCGACGCCCAGCGGAAGTGGTCCGAGGCTTCGCATCGGGGGACGCCGGGCGAAAGCGGGACGCCGAGGCCGGACGGCGCGGCGTTCGCCCGAAAGTTCCTGGCGATGGCGAAGGAGCATCCGGACGACCCCGCCGCTGCGCTTGCGCTGTCGCGGGCGATGTGCGTCGACCCGTTCGGGGCTTCGTGGGGCGAGACGCTCGATGCGATCGAGGCGAAGCACGTCGCGTCGCCGGAGATCGGCCCCGTCCTCTCCACGATCTCGTTCGACCTCACGCGGCCGAAGGTCGAACCTTTCCTGCGGCGGGTCATGCAGGAGAATCCCTCGGCGGAAGTCCGGGCCGACGCCGCCCTGGCGCTCGCCGAGCACCTCCGGCGCATCGCCCGGCAATCGAAGGATCTCCGCGAGCATCCCGGGCTCTTCGAGCGCGAGGGGCTGACCGCGGCCGACAGGGACGTCATGAGCCGCGTTCGCGACCGCGACGGCGAGGCTCTGAGACGCGAGGTGGAGCAGATCCTCGAACTCGTCACACGCGACTACGCCGGCGTCGTGTATGACGAGAGTCGCAAGCTCACCTACGCCGATCGCGCCCGGACGCTGCTCCACGAGATCCGCGACCTGACCGTCGGCAAGCCCGCGCCCGAGATCACGGGCGTCGACTCCCAGGGTCGGCCGATGAAGCTGAGCGAACATCGAGGCAAGGTCGTCGCCCTCATCTGGTGGGCCTCGTGGTGCGCCCCCTGCATGGCGATGGTCCCCCACGAACGCGAACTGGCCGAGCGCTACAAGGATCGACCGTTCGTGATCCTCGGGGTCAACGGCGACGAGGACGCGGCCCGGATGCGGTCGCAGATCCAGGAGCAACGCGTCTCCTGGCGCTCCTGGGCCGACGGCGGCCCTGAGGGACCGATCTCGACCGCCTGGAACGTGAAATCCTGGCCCACCGTCTACGTCCTCGACCCCGATGGCGTCATCCGATACAAGGGCGGGATGGATGAGAAAGCCCTCGACCGAGCCGTGGAAGCCCTGATGACGCGCCGCGACTGACCGGCCCGCCGGGGACTTGCATCCGGGCCCCGGCGCGGGTCGACTATGGGACGCGGATGGGGTGGATCACATGAGGGGGACGACCGCCGTCACCCTCGAATCCGATCGGTCGATTCGAACGCAGAGCCGATCCCCCCTCATCCGGCCCTTCGGGCCACCTTCCCCCGCGAGGGGGGAAGGCCGTTGAGCGCCTTTCGGGCGACATGGGGAGAATCGACGATGCGGCTGATCTACGGCTTCCTCACGGCATGGTGCCTCAGCGCGACCGTCGCGGCGGCGGCTGATCGGCCGAATATCTTGTGGCTTAGCTGCGAGGACCTCAGCCCGCATCACATCGGCTGCTACGGCGGCAAGAACGCAACCACGCCGGCGATCGACGGCCTGGCGAAACGCGGGGTGCGGTACACGGCGGTCCACACGAATGCGGGAGTCTGCGCTCCATCGCGGACAGGGATCATCACCGGGATGATGCCGACCTCGCTGGGTGCGAACGGAATGCGGAGCAAGGCGAAGGTCCCCCCCTTCGCGAAAGGCTTCCCAACGTCGCTCCGCGCCGCGGGGTATTACTGCACCAACAACGTGAAGACCGACTACAACCTCGCCGGCTTCGAGGCCGGCTGGAACGAGGTCAGCAAAAACGCCCACTGGCGCAACCGTCAGGAACCGGGTCAGCCGTTCTTCGCCGTCTTCAATTTCGAGATCACCCACGAGTCCCACGTCTTCGCCGATCCTGCGAAGTATGCGAAGGACACGGCAGAGCTGAAGCCGGCCGAGCGGCCCGACCCGAACTCGCTGGACGTGCCGCCGATCTACCCCGACGAACCGGACGTCCGCCGCGATCAAGCCGACCTTCACGAGTTGGCGACCGTGATGGACCGCCGCGTCGGCGAGCGGCTGAAGGAGTTGGAAGCCGACGGCCTGCTCGACAACACCATCGTCTTCTTCTGGAGCGACCACGGCGACGGCCTTCCCCGCGCCAAGCGCTGGCTCTATGACAGCGGCACGCTCGTTCCGATGGTCGTCTCCATCCCCGAGAAGTTCCGCGTCGACGGCCAAGGCGCTCCGGGGACTACCGACGGCCGGCTCATCAGCGGGCTCGATTTCGGGCCGACTGTACTGAACCTCGCCGGAGTCGCCGTCCCCGGCCACATGCAGGGCCAGCCTTTCCTGGGGGCGAAGCTCCCCGCGCCCCGGCAGTACGTCTACGGGGCTCGTGACCGCATGGACGAGCGGTACGACTGTATCCGGAGCGTCCGCGACGCCCGCTACCTCTACGTCCGCAATTACATGCCGTGGAAAGCCTACAGCCAACCGCTCAACTACGCCGAGCAGGAGCAGACGATGCAGGCCCTCCGCCGGCTGGCCGCCGAGAACAAGCTCCCTCCGCAATGCGCCTGGTTCGCCGCGACCGGCAAGCCCGAGGAAGAGCTTTACGACTGCGACGCCGACCCCTGGCAGCAGCACAACCGGATCGACGACCCCGCGCTGGCGGAGCTTCGCGACCGACTCCGCCGCGAGCAGGAGGACTGGACGTACCGCACTCGCGACGTCCATCTGCTGCCCGAACCGCTGTTCGCCGCCGCCGAGAAGGCCCTGGGTTCGCGCTGGGCGGTTTTGGAGGGGAACGCCGGCCTGGAGCGGCTCAAGGCCATCCGCCACGCCGCGATTGCAGGGGGTGAATCCGACCTCTCCAGCCCCGATGAGGCCGTCCGTTACTGGGCCGTCCAGCGGCTGGGCTCGCGTGGCGCTCTCGATGCGATTGAGCCCAGCCTGAAAGACGCTTCGCCCGTGGTGCGAATCACCGCCGCGTCGTGGATTGGAAAGGGCGGTCGGGCCGATCAGGCTCTTCCCGTCCTCACGGCCGAGTTGAAGAACACCGAACCCTGGACGGTCGTCGCCGCGCTCACCGCCCTCGACGAGATGGGGGAAGCCGCTCGCCCGGCCCTGGGGGCCCTCGACTCGATCATCGATAAGGAAGAGAATTACACGGCCAGGCTGCTGATGAGCCTGCACGAACGGCTCGACCCGAAGCGCTGAGAGACGGACCCGACCCATGGACCTGCCATCGTTGACGCAAGCCCTCGAAGCCGCCTTCGATCGCCTGCCCGAAGACCGTGACGCCGGCCACGGCATCCATCACGCACGTCGGGTGCGAGACAACGCCATGCGGATCGCCGACCGCGAGGGGGGCGACCGCCTGGTGCTTGTCGCGGCGGCCTATCTGCACGATCTGGTCAGCCCGCCCAAGAACTCGCCCGATCGCAAGCGGGCGTCGGCGATGTCGGCGGAGGCGGCCGAGCCGGTTCTGCGGGATCTGGGCTTCGACGAGGAGAAGGTCGCCGCCGTGCAGCACGCGATCCATGCCCACAGCTTCTCCGCGGGCGTCGAGCCGACCACGGTGGAGGCGAAGATCCTGCAAGACGCCGACCGGCTGGAGGCCCTGGGAGCGATCGGCGTGGCCCGAACGTTCTACACGGCGGGCCTGATGGGATCGGACATGTTCGACGCCGACGACCCGTTCGCCGTCCGTCGTCCGCTGAACGACAACCAGTTCGCGCTGGACCACTTCGCCGCCAAGCTCATGAAGCTCCCCGCGACCATGCAGACCAACGCCGGCCGCGACCTGGCCGAGGAACGCCTGGGCGTCATGCACGCCTTCCTCGGGGCCATCGCCGAGGAGTTGGGCGTCCACCCGGCCTGGCGATAGATCCTGGCCTCGCAAATTCGAGAGGATGTGCATCCGTTGGGTTTTCTGGACCGGGTGACGAACAAGCGGGCGATGCTGGCTCAGGGGCTGGCGGCGACGGGCGCGGCGAGGGCGCTGGAGGCGCTGGGGGGGCGTCGGGCGGCGGTGTTCACGTATCATCGCGTCGCCGAACCGGGGGAGGGGAATCCGTATTATGACAACGTCGTCTCGGCCACGCCCGAGGGCTTCCGCGCTCAGATGGCGATGGTCCGTGATCGGTTCCGCGTCGTCGGACCGGAAGATCTGATCGACGATCACGACGACGAACGGCCTCGCGCGGTGGTGACCTTCGACGACGGCTACCGCGACAACTTCGACGCTGCGCTGCCGATCCTCGACGAACTCGGCGTCCCGGCGACGTTCTTCATCCCCACCGACCACCTCGAACGCCCCCGGCTGCCCTGGTGGGACCATTTGGCTTATATCGTCAAGTCTTCAAAACTTGATCGATTCGAGGTCGAACGCGCTCCGGGCGACCCGCGGCCGATCGTCGTCGAGCGAGCCGACGGGGATCGCTCGGCGGCGGTGATGACCCTCATCCGCCCGGTGCTGACCGGCGAGGTCGCCGACCGTGACGCTTTCCTGCAACGCTTGGAAGCGGCCGCCAGGGTGGACGTCGATTCTCCCGCCCTCGGCCGCGAGCTGTTCATGACGTGGGAGCACCTGCGGAAGCTCGTCGACGCGGGCCACACGATCGGCTCGCACGCCCACGGTCACGTCGCGCTGGGAAGCCTCGACGACCGTTCCGCCCGCCGTGAGCTGGCGTTGTCGCGCACCATCCTGGAGGCCGCGGTGAAACGGCCGGTACGAACCGTCGCCTATCCTTACGGCTGGCCGGGGGCCGTGTCCGACAGGACGTTTCGTCTGGCCTCGGACGTCGGCTACCGCATCGGATTCACCTCGTTCGAGGGGATCGTCCGACCTGGCTTCGACCCGCTCGCCGTCCCCCGCCTGAACGTCGGTTGCGGCGACACCACCGCCATGCTCCGCTCCCGCGCGGCCCTTTGGGGAGCGTTTGGCCGATCGTGGCTGTAAAGTACGAGCGCGATTCAAGCGATGTCCTCGCGCGGACACAATGATGAGCTGCGTGGCCACACCGCCCGAGGTCGACTCCTCCTGAAGCAATTTCGCGTTGCCTGCGTCTGAAGCGAAGTCCCTTGGGACCTCGGTTGAACGAGGAACGAGCCGTGCCCGATACAAGGAAGCATCGCGGCCCCGGGCCGGGGGATCGGGAGTGGTTCGGCGAGTCGGCCCGACCGGCGCTGGTGGTCGCGACGGCCGAGTTTTCGTGGCTGCTCTCGCGGGGGTACGCGGAACCGTCGGCGTTGAAGCTGGTGGGGGACCGCCACCGCCTGGTGGAGCGACAGCGATCGGCCGTGTTGCGGTGCGCGGCCTCGGATGCGGCCGTGGCCGATCGGCGGTCGCGTCAGGTCGAGCCGGGCGACCTGCGGGGCCAGCCGATCCGGATCGACGCCCTGAACGTGATCCTGACGCTGGAGTGCGCCCTTGGCGGCGGCGTGGTGCTGGGGGCTCGCGACGGCTGCTTCCGCGACCTGGCGAGCGTCCACGGCACGTATCGCCGCGTCGAGGAGACACGCCCGGGCCTGGAGATCGCCGCCAGGCTTCTGCGAGCCTGGGGCGTCGGCCCTTGCACGTGGCTGCTGGACGCCCCCGTCTCCAACAGCGGCCGGCTCGCCGCCCTGATCCGCGAGGTCGACCCATCTTTCATCGCCGAGGTCGTCCCCGATCCCGACCCGATCCTGATGCTTCCCGGCCCCGCCGTCGCCACCGCCGACTCCGGCGTCCTGGACCGCTGCGGCCCCTGGCTGAACCTGGCCCGGCTGCTCGTGGAGGCGGCCGTCCCCGAGGCCTTCGTCGTCGATCTCAGAACGCCTGGGAGTTGAGGGCCTCGAACATCTCGGCCAGCTTGCCATTCTCGGCGGCGAACCGGAGGGGCTTGCAACGCTCGACGACGACCTCCGCGACTGCCGGGTCGCGTTCGAGGATCGACATGACCTCGGCGATGTACTCGTCGAGCGGCATGGCGCGAGGGTCGTTCGCCTGGTGATCGCCGGTGAGGTGCGTCTGGACGTAGGGGGGCGCGATCTCGATCGCCTCGACGCTCGTCCCCTGGAGCTGTCGGCGGAGCGACATTGTGTAGGAATGGAGCGCCGCCTTGGTCGCGCAATAGGTCGGGAAGATCGCCAGCGGCACGAACGCCAGCCCGGATGTGACGTTCATCACGGCCGATCTCGGCTGCTTCATCAGGTGGGGCAGGAGGGCCGCTGTCAGGCGAATGGGGCCCAGGAGGTTCGTGACCACCGTCTTCTCGGCGTCGTCCAGGTCGCCGGGGGACGACGTCAACTGCTCCAGCTTCATGATCCCCGCGTTGTTCAGCAGGACGTTCAACGAGGGGAACTCGCGCACGGCTCGTTCGGCGAACCCCTTAATCGCATCCCCGTCGTCGACGTCGAGCGTCAGCGCCTTCATGCCGGGGTTGGCCGCGACGACCTCGTCCAGCACCTCGGCGCGACGGCCGGCGACGACGACCTGGTTCCCCCTGGCGTGGAACGCCTCCGCGAGCGCCCGCCCAATCCCCGACCCGCCCCCGGTGATCAGGATCGTGTTTCCCGTGATCTGCATGGCCATTCTCCCCTCTCGGCTGGTGATCGATCGGCTTGTTCCCTTCCCCGAGAGATCCTAGGGGTGTACTCTCCTTCGGCAAGAAGGCACCCGAAAGAGCGATACGCACCCAAAGGAGAGTGTGGGATGGCCAGGGAAGTCGGACGCCCTCCCGAAGAGGTCGACCCGGAGATCGAGGCGCTCGTCCGCGAGATCATCGGCCGCGTCGCCGACAAATGGACGATGCTCATCCTGGAAGCCCTTGAGGAGCGCGGGACGCTCCGATTCACCGAGATCGCCCGCCACGTCGAGGGGATCAGCCAGAAGATGCTCACGAAGACCGTCCGTCAGATGGAGCGCGACGGCCTCATCACCCGCACCGTTTTCCCCGTCGTCCCTCCCCGAGTCGAGTACGCCCTGACAAACCTCGGCCGCAGCCTCGGCGAAGCGTTCTGCGGCGTCTGGATCTGGGCTGAGAGCCACCGCGACCAGATCCAGGAGGCGCGGAGGGCCTTCGACGGGTGACTCTCACGATCGAGCCTGAGACGCCCCAGGCGAGATCTCGACCGGATTCCCCTCCACCGCGAAAAAAATCTCTGTCTTATCTTACATTTGTAAGTCGAATCAACTACAGTTGTCAGGACACAGTTGAATCGGACGGTCGCGGGCGGACGTCGAGCGGGTCGACGCTGCTGAGGGCTCCCTGGAATCGGCGGGGGCGCGGATGGGCGTGATATCGACGGCGGGGATCGGGGCGTCGTTCCGGCTTTTGGCCGCGGCGTCGACGGTGGCCGCGGGGTCCTGGTGGGCCCTCGCGGGGGTGGGGCGTTCGTCGTCCTTGGTCTCGGTCGAGACGACGATCGTGCAGCGGATGCCGCTGGAAACCCGGCTGGTGGTGGGGGGCGACCTGCTGTCGGTCAAGGAGACGGCGCTGAAGTGCGAGGTCGAGGACGTCGCCGACGTGGGGGGCGTCGCCGTCGTGAGCCTCATCGAGAACGGGGCCCGGGTGAAAAAGGGGGACGAACTCTGCCGGCTGGACTCCTCGGCGCATGAGGAGAAGGCCCGGAAGGCGGAGATCGCCGTGAACGAGGCGCAGGCGGCTCGCGACCAGGCCCTGGCGGCGCTGGAGGTCGCGAAGGTCGCCCTGATCCAGTACGAGCAAGGAGAGACCCGGACGGAGACCAGCGACTACGAACGTCGGATCGCGCTGGGGAAGTCAGACCTCGCCCTGCTCGCCAAGCGGCTGGACTGGACCGAGGAGATGGTCGCCAAGGGTTATACCTCATCGGGCCAACTCCTGAGCGAGCGTCAGGAGTTGGAGAAGGCGAAGCACGAATTGACGAAGGCGGAGGGTGAGTACAAGCTTTTCCGCGAGTTCAAAGCGCCCAAGGAGATCGTTTCGCTCCGAAGCAAGGTCGCCTCCGCGGAGCACGCATACCGGCTTGAAGAGGAGAAGCTGGCGATCCAGAAGCAGCGGTTGGAGCATCTTCGGCGACAGGTCGCAAACTGCGTCATCCGCGCGCCACAAGACGGCGTGGCCGTCCACGACTGGCGGTCCAAGTGGTTTCCCATCCGCCCCGGCGCACTCGTCTACGAGGGCCAGGACCTGCTCAAGATCCCCGACCTCTCGCGGATGGAGGTCGAGGTCGCGATCCATGAGACGGTCGGCGCCCGGGTGAAGGCCGGCATGCCGGCGGTGGTGAGCATCGACGCGATCCCCGGCCGGACCTTCTCCGCCCGAGTCGCCTCCATCCTCCCCATGCCTGTCGCCGACTGGAAGGCGTGGGACGAGCGCATGCGCCAGTACATCGCCCGCGTCCGAATGGACGACACGCCCCCCGGGCTGCTTCCCCTGATGTCCGCCCGCGTGGAGATCGACACTGGCAAGCTTCCCGACGCCCTCGCCATTCCCGTCCATGCGATGTCGCATATCGCCGAGGAATCCGCCTGCTACGTCGCCTCGCCCCAAGGCCTGTCGCGGCGAGCCATCAAGACGGGACGATCAACGCCCGACTATATCGAGATCGTCTCCGGGCTGGAGGAGGGCGAGCAAGTCGCCGTCGACTTCGCCGAAGCCGAGGCGGTCGCGAACCGGTCGACGAAGCGATAGAACCTCGGCCGACGCTGCCTCGACGCGCTCATCTCTCCCGGAAGTCTCAGGCGGCCCAGGCCCTCCTGGAGAAACCCGCTCGCACCGGGTTACAATCTTATTCCTTTCCGCACGAATCCTCTCCGTGGCTAAGAACAACAAAAGCCTCGTGGAGTCGATTGATGAGCATCGGTGCGGTCGTGGCCGCCGCCAGGCGGAAGGAACGAATCCTGGTCGAGCGCCTGCGGGAAGCCAGGGCGGTGGATGCCGCATCGGCGGTTTCTCTTCCCGACCAGAATTGGATGGGCGGCCGGGTGATGCGCCGCCTGCTGAAGGCCGGGGCGTTGCGCGAGGCCGGCACCGGGTATTTCCTGGATGAAGGCGAGTACGCCGCCTACCGCTCGCGCCGGAAGAGGAAGACCGCCTTCATCATGGCGCCGCTGACGATCGTCGCCCTCCTGGTCATCTGGTGGGCCAGCACGCGGTAAGAACCCGAGCCGAGGCGCGGCGATGGAAGGCATGAACTTCGGTGCGATATGGCTCGGCGCTCTCGGCGTGATCGTCGCCGGAGCATCGGTTCTCGCCGCCCTCGTCTTCGCTGCGGCCGGGAGAACAGGGCAGGCGAGGTTGATCCTGGCCGCCGGCCTGTTCGCCTCGGCTTCGCTCGAGGCGCTCGCCCTACTCTCGTTCCTTCCCCACGCCGGACAGAGCGCCTCCCAGGGGGTCGGTATGGTCTTCACCATGACGGCCGCCGCCCT
The window above is part of the Paludisphaera rhizosphaerae genome. Proteins encoded here:
- a CDS encoding TlpA family protein disulfide reductase; translated protein: MTTLAAILLLASSLPAQASDSLEARCDALYREFADAQRKWSEASHRGTPGESGTPRPDGAAFARKFLAMAKEHPDDPAAALALSRAMCVDPFGASWGETLDAIEAKHVASPEIGPVLSTISFDLTRPKVEPFLRRVMQENPSAEVRADAALALAEHLRRIARQSKDLREHPGLFEREGLTAADRDVMSRVRDRDGEALRREVEQILELVTRDYAGVVYDESRKLTYADRARTLLHEIRDLTVGKPAPEITGVDSQGRPMKLSEHRGKVVALIWWASWCAPCMAMVPHERELAERYKDRPFVILGVNGDEDAARMRSQIQEQRVSWRSWADGGPEGPISTAWNVKSWPTVYVLDPDGVIRYKGGMDEKALDRAVEALMTRRD
- a CDS encoding winged helix-turn-helix transcriptional regulator codes for the protein MAREVGRPPEEVDPEIEALVREIIGRVADKWTMLILEALEERGTLRFTEIARHVEGISQKMLTKTVRQMERDGLITRTVFPVVPPRVEYALTNLGRSLGEAFCGVWIWAESHRDQIQEARRAFDG
- a CDS encoding sulfatase-like hydrolase/transferase — protein: MRLIYGFLTAWCLSATVAAAADRPNILWLSCEDLSPHHIGCYGGKNATTPAIDGLAKRGVRYTAVHTNAGVCAPSRTGIITGMMPTSLGANGMRSKAKVPPFAKGFPTSLRAAGYYCTNNVKTDYNLAGFEAGWNEVSKNAHWRNRQEPGQPFFAVFNFEITHESHVFADPAKYAKDTAELKPAERPDPNSLDVPPIYPDEPDVRRDQADLHELATVMDRRVGERLKELEADGLLDNTIVFFWSDHGDGLPRAKRWLYDSGTLVPMVVSIPEKFRVDGQGAPGTTDGRLISGLDFGPTVLNLAGVAVPGHMQGQPFLGAKLPAPRQYVYGARDRMDERYDCIRSVRDARYLYVRNYMPWKAYSQPLNYAEQEQTMQALRRLAAENKLPPQCAWFAATGKPEEELYDCDADPWQQHNRIDDPALAELRDRLRREQEDWTYRTRDVHLLPEPLFAAAEKALGSRWAVLEGNAGLERLKAIRHAAIAGGESDLSSPDEAVRYWAVQRLGSRGALDAIEPSLKDASPVVRITAASWIGKGGRADQALPVLTAELKNTEPWTVVAALTALDEMGEAARPALGALDSIIDKEENYTARLLMSLHERLDPKR
- a CDS encoding SDR family oxidoreductase, translated to MQITGNTILITGGGSGIGRALAEAFHARGNQVVVAGRRAEVLDEVVAANPGMKALTLDVDDGDAIKGFAERAVREFPSLNVLLNNAGIMKLEQLTSSPGDLDDAEKTVVTNLLGPIRLTAALLPHLMKQPRSAVMNVTSGLAFVPLAIFPTYCATKAALHSYTMSLRRQLQGTSVEAIEIAPPYVQTHLTGDHQANDPRAMPLDEYIAEVMSILERDPAVAEVVVERCKPLRFAAENGKLAEMFEALNSQAF
- a CDS encoding efflux RND transporter periplasmic adaptor subunit produces the protein MGVISTAGIGASFRLLAAASTVAAGSWWALAGVGRSSSLVSVETTIVQRMPLETRLVVGGDLLSVKETALKCEVEDVADVGGVAVVSLIENGARVKKGDELCRLDSSAHEEKARKAEIAVNEAQAARDQALAALEVAKVALIQYEQGETRTETSDYERRIALGKSDLALLAKRLDWTEEMVAKGYTSSGQLLSERQELEKAKHELTKAEGEYKLFREFKAPKEIVSLRSKVASAEHAYRLEEEKLAIQKQRLEHLRRQVANCVIRAPQDGVAVHDWRSKWFPIRPGALVYEGQDLLKIPDLSRMEVEVAIHETVGARVKAGMPAVVSIDAIPGRTFSARVASILPMPVADWKAWDERMRQYIARVRMDDTPPGLLPLMSARVEIDTGKLPDALAIPVHAMSHIAEESACYVASPQGLSRRAIKTGRSTPDYIEIVSGLEEGEQVAVDFAEAEAVANRSTKR
- a CDS encoding HD domain-containing protein, with protein sequence MDLPSLTQALEAAFDRLPEDRDAGHGIHHARRVRDNAMRIADREGGDRLVLVAAAYLHDLVSPPKNSPDRKRASAMSAEAAEPVLRDLGFDEEKVAAVQHAIHAHSFSAGVEPTTVEAKILQDADRLEALGAIGVARTFYTAGLMGSDMFDADDPFAVRRPLNDNQFALDHFAAKLMKLPATMQTNAGRDLAEERLGVMHAFLGAIAEELGVHPAWR
- a CDS encoding DUF434 domain-containing protein; this translates as MPDTRKHRGPGPGDREWFGESARPALVVATAEFSWLLSRGYAEPSALKLVGDRHRLVERQRSAVLRCAASDAAVADRRSRQVEPGDLRGQPIRIDALNVILTLECALGGGVVLGARDGCFRDLASVHGTYRRVEETRPGLEIAARLLRAWGVGPCTWLLDAPVSNSGRLAALIREVDPSFIAEVVPDPDPILMLPGPAVATADSGVLDRCGPWLNLARLLVEAAVPEAFVVDLRTPGS
- a CDS encoding polysaccharide deacetylase family protein yields the protein MGFLDRVTNKRAMLAQGLAATGAARALEALGGRRAAVFTYHRVAEPGEGNPYYDNVVSATPEGFRAQMAMVRDRFRVVGPEDLIDDHDDERPRAVVTFDDGYRDNFDAALPILDELGVPATFFIPTDHLERPRLPWWDHLAYIVKSSKLDRFEVERAPGDPRPIVVERADGDRSAAVMTLIRPVLTGEVADRDAFLQRLEAAARVDVDSPALGRELFMTWEHLRKLVDAGHTIGSHAHGHVALGSLDDRSARRELALSRTILEAAVKRPVRTVAYPYGWPGAVSDRTFRLASDVGYRIGFTSFEGIVRPGFDPLAVPRLNVGCGDTTAMLRSRAALWGAFGRSWL